One segment of Microbacterium arborescens DNA contains the following:
- a CDS encoding aldo/keto reductase, which translates to MRSVPLGRSNIQVPNVVAGMMRIEDLSDADIRALYDRCREVGVDFFDHADLYGSSRHACERRFAEALNLTTSERDEITLQTKTGIVADDWHFDHSYEHIVTSAEESLEALGTDRIDVLLLHRPDALVEPDEVARAFDHLESSGKVRAFGVSNHTPRQIDLLKTAVTQPLVANQVQLSITHSTIIAQGLASNMAGEDDSITRDGGGLVDYARINGITLQAWSPFQKGFFDGVIFGAEEYPELNAKLDELAAKYGVTPTAIATAWITRHPAGMQVVLGTTNPQRVADAAAGSDIPLTRGEWYALIQAAGHKVP; encoded by the coding sequence ATGCGCAGCGTCCCCCTCGGTCGGAGCAACATCCAGGTCCCCAACGTCGTCGCCGGCATGATGCGGATCGAGGACCTTTCCGACGCCGACATCCGCGCCCTCTACGACCGCTGCCGCGAGGTCGGTGTCGACTTCTTCGACCACGCCGACCTGTACGGCTCGTCGCGCCACGCGTGCGAGCGGCGCTTCGCCGAGGCGCTCAACCTGACGACATCCGAACGCGACGAGATCACACTGCAGACCAAGACCGGCATCGTCGCCGATGACTGGCACTTCGACCACTCGTACGAGCACATCGTCACCTCGGCCGAAGAGTCGCTCGAAGCGCTCGGCACCGACCGCATCGACGTGCTGCTGCTGCACCGTCCCGACGCTCTCGTCGAGCCCGACGAGGTCGCCCGCGCCTTCGACCACCTCGAGTCGTCGGGCAAAGTCCGCGCCTTCGGCGTCTCGAACCACACGCCCCGCCAGATCGACCTGCTGAAGACGGCCGTGACCCAGCCGCTCGTGGCCAACCAGGTGCAGCTGTCGATCACGCACTCGACGATCATCGCCCAGGGACTCGCGTCGAACATGGCCGGCGAAGACGACTCGATCACGCGAGACGGCGGCGGGCTCGTCGACTACGCGCGCATCAACGGCATCACCCTGCAGGCGTGGTCACCGTTCCAGAAGGGCTTCTTCGACGGGGTCATCTTCGGTGCCGAGGAGTACCCGGAGCTCAACGCGAAGCTCGACGAGCTCGCCGCGAAGTACGGCGTCACCCCGACCGCCATCGCGACCGCGTGGATCACCCGCCACCCCGCCGGCATGCAGGTCGTGCTCGGCACCACGAATCCCCAGCGCGTCGCGGATGCCGCCGCCGGCAGCGACATCCCCCTCACCCGCGGCGAGTGGTACGCACTCATCCAGGCCGCCGGCCACAAGGTCCCCTGA
- a CDS encoding DUF1905 domain-containing protein encodes MSERELRFPATIGVEVKGETWSCVDIPGSAEFFGTKKTVRVDATIDDVRLENVGAMVTGSGGHMVSLSAKVRKQLGKDIGDAVDVVITPR; translated from the coding sequence ATGAGCGAGCGCGAGCTGCGGTTTCCGGCCACCATCGGCGTCGAGGTGAAGGGCGAGACGTGGAGCTGCGTCGACATCCCGGGGTCTGCGGAGTTCTTCGGCACGAAGAAGACGGTGCGCGTCGACGCCACGATCGACGATGTGAGGCTGGAGAACGTCGGGGCGATGGTCACCGGCTCGGGCGGACACATGGTGTCGCTCAGCGCGAAGGTGCGGAAGCAGCTCGGCAAAGACATCGGTGACGCCGTCGACGTCGTGATCACGCCTCGGTAA
- a CDS encoding SRPBCC family protein yields MPVVESRCVVPVSVDVAFAVSQTQGEVRKRWDPFIRRQHLIGAERPAKGVRTYTVQRFGLAMESEYVSYNPPSNVGMRMTKGSWFFARMGGGWRFRPVDGDPSRTLAVWRYNFTCRPAWLAPLAERVGAAILQRDIDRRIAGFARGCEDPVVLAEAERIRSA; encoded by the coding sequence ATGCCGGTCGTCGAGTCGCGTTGCGTCGTTCCCGTGTCCGTCGACGTTGCATTCGCGGTGTCGCAGACGCAGGGCGAGGTGCGCAAGCGATGGGATCCGTTCATCCGGCGACAGCACCTGATCGGTGCCGAACGTCCCGCGAAGGGAGTTCGTACCTACACGGTCCAGCGGTTCGGGCTCGCGATGGAGAGCGAGTACGTCTCGTACAACCCGCCGTCGAACGTCGGGATGCGGATGACGAAGGGCTCGTGGTTCTTCGCGAGGATGGGCGGCGGGTGGCGGTTCCGTCCGGTCGACGGTGACCCATCGCGCACGCTGGCGGTGTGGCGCTACAACTTCACCTGCCGCCCGGCATGGCTCGCGCCGCTCGCGGAGCGCGTCGGCGCGGCTATTCTGCAGCGGGACATCGATCGGCGGATCGCCGGGTTCGCCCGCGGATGCGAGGATCCCGTCGTGCTCGCTGAGGCGGAGCGTATTCGCAGCGCGTGA
- a CDS encoding excalibur calcium-binding domain-containing protein has protein sequence MAGSSLRADGKPSFLARPMSRKAALITSASALVAGLLLGGGAGGAGAQSEVTSLKDQVTSLETDVADAETVAVENDTALTDARADLDEALEDLATATASLETATAQVTEMQTAATASQTELDARAARIADLEGQLSSRSAQAPVAQVPAAQAPAAQAPAAPASTYYDNCTAARNAGAAPVRAGDPGYGRHLDRDGDGIGCE, from the coding sequence ATGGCCGGATCCAGCCTGCGTGCCGACGGCAAGCCGTCGTTTCTGGCGCGTCCGATGTCGCGCAAGGCCGCGCTGATCACGTCGGCGTCGGCGCTCGTCGCGGGGCTGCTGCTCGGTGGCGGGGCCGGCGGAGCGGGCGCTCAATCCGAGGTGACGTCGCTGAAGGATCAGGTGACCTCGCTCGAGACGGATGTCGCCGACGCGGAGACGGTTGCTGTCGAGAACGACACCGCGCTCACCGACGCCCGCGCCGATCTCGATGAAGCGCTCGAGGACCTCGCCACGGCGACCGCGTCGCTCGAGACCGCCACCGCGCAGGTCACTGAGATGCAGACAGCGGCGACCGCGTCGCAGACCGAACTCGACGCCCGGGCCGCGCGGATCGCGGACCTAGAGGGGCAGCTGTCATCTCGGTCTGCGCAAGCGCCGGTGGCTCAGGTGCCGGCCGCGCAGGCACCCGCCGCGCAGGCGCCTGCGGCTCCGGCATCCACGTATTACGACAACTGCACGGCAGCTCGGAACGCCGGTGCCGCCCCCGTGCGGGCGGGCGACCCCGGTTATGGGCGCCACCTCGACCGCGACGGCGACGGCATCGGCTGCGAGTAG
- a CDS encoding cohesin domain-containing protein, translating to MPARPSITLAPAVAGVVALAAALAAAPAAVAAPPSATFAIGIAATATEGDRIDVVLTATDVVDLYAYDLEVSVPDALLDYVDGTATGPDGGFTAARETASGTITVTHSRLGTSPGLASDPAAPLTLATLSFTAEGAGTAEVSLPSVRLVGGTGETATATDAATADITIAALPVAEPEPEPEPEPEPEPSASAPVAGSPAAGSGGSAPGGAASGSLSATGGDATPIVLGAALGAVLLAAGTAIVLRRRAVTA from the coding sequence ATGCCTGCTCGACCATCGATCACCCTCGCGCCCGCCGTCGCCGGCGTCGTCGCACTGGCCGCGGCCCTCGCCGCGGCACCGGCCGCGGTGGCCGCACCACCCAGCGCGACCTTCGCGATCGGCATCGCCGCCACCGCCACGGAAGGCGACCGGATCGACGTCGTCCTCACGGCGACCGACGTCGTCGACCTCTACGCCTACGACCTCGAAGTCTCCGTGCCCGACGCTCTGCTCGACTACGTCGACGGCACGGCCACAGGTCCCGACGGCGGCTTCACCGCCGCACGCGAGACCGCGAGCGGCACGATCACCGTCACCCACTCCCGCCTCGGCACCTCGCCCGGCCTCGCCTCCGACCCTGCCGCTCCCCTCACGCTCGCGACGCTTTCGTTCACCGCCGAGGGCGCCGGGACGGCCGAGGTCTCACTCCCGAGCGTCCGTCTCGTCGGCGGCACCGGCGAGACGGCGACGGCAACGGATGCCGCGACCGCCGACATCACGATCGCCGCTCTCCCCGTCGCTGAGCCCGAACCCGAGCCCGAACCCGAACCCGAACCCGAACCGTCGGCGAGCGCGCCCGTCGCGGGCTCCCCGGCTGCCGGATCCGGAGGTTCCGCCCCCGGCGGAGCCGCCAGCGGATCGCTCTCGGCCACCGGCGGCGACGCGACGCCGATCGTGCTGGGCGCGGCGCTCGGCGCCGTTCTTCTCGCCGCGGGCACCGCTATCGTCCTGCGCCGCCGGGCGGTGACCGCATGA
- a CDS encoding protein adenylyltransferase SelO → MPPVTLSLSHDFADALPALARPWSADPAPEPRLLVLNEALADELGLDAAFLHSPAGVDFLVGAALPDGAQPVAQAYAGHQFGGFSPRLGDGRALLLGEIIAPDGSLRDLHLKGSGPTPFARAGDGLAAVGPMLREYVMSEAMHALGIPTTRSLAVVATGREVLRETALPGAVLVRTASSHLRVGSVEFARGTGDIAVLRAVVDYAIRRHHPEAADEEIPALGLFRAVVAAQADLVARWMLVGFIHGVMNTDNMTLSGETIDYGPCAFLDAYDPATVYSSIDTGGRYAYGAQAYIAEWNLARLAEAMLPLIDDQLDRAVERAQGVLAEFRPRFAEARTAGMRRKLGLVGARVVSDEQVEALAGDFHEMLERVRADYTSTFRSLSDAARGDAAGLEAALGGDAALAGWLGRWRALDPDVGAMDAANPIYVPRNHLVEEALAAATDGNLEPLGWLTTVLSTPFTARAGAERYAEPAGADFAAGYQTFCGT, encoded by the coding sequence ATGCCTCCCGTCACGCTCTCGCTGTCGCACGACTTTGCCGACGCGTTGCCCGCGCTCGCGCGGCCGTGGTCGGCAGATCCGGCGCCCGAGCCGCGGCTGCTCGTGCTCAACGAGGCGCTCGCCGACGAGCTGGGGCTGGATGCCGCGTTCCTGCACAGCCCCGCAGGGGTCGACTTTCTCGTGGGTGCTGCGCTGCCCGATGGCGCGCAGCCGGTCGCACAGGCGTACGCCGGTCACCAGTTCGGCGGCTTCTCGCCGCGGCTCGGCGATGGGCGGGCGCTGCTGCTCGGCGAGATCATCGCACCCGACGGCTCGCTCCGTGACCTGCACCTGAAGGGATCCGGGCCGACGCCGTTCGCGCGTGCGGGCGACGGGCTCGCGGCGGTCGGCCCGATGCTGCGGGAGTACGTCATGAGCGAGGCGATGCACGCTCTCGGCATCCCGACGACCCGTTCGCTCGCCGTCGTCGCGACCGGGCGTGAGGTGCTGCGCGAGACGGCGCTGCCCGGTGCCGTGCTGGTGCGGACCGCCTCGAGCCACCTGCGTGTGGGCAGCGTCGAGTTCGCGCGGGGTACGGGCGACATCGCGGTGCTGCGGGCGGTGGTCGACTATGCGATCAGGCGGCACCACCCCGAGGCTGCGGACGAGGAGATTCCCGCGCTGGGCCTGTTCCGCGCCGTTGTGGCGGCGCAGGCCGATCTCGTGGCCCGGTGGATGCTGGTCGGCTTCATCCACGGGGTCATGAACACCGACAACATGACGCTTTCGGGCGAGACGATCGACTACGGCCCATGCGCTTTCCTCGACGCGTACGACCCGGCGACGGTGTACAGCTCGATCGACACCGGCGGGCGTTACGCGTATGGCGCCCAGGCGTACATCGCAGAGTGGAACCTCGCCCGCCTCGCCGAGGCGATGCTGCCGTTGATCGACGACCAGCTCGACCGTGCCGTCGAGCGGGCGCAGGGCGTGCTGGCCGAGTTCCGGCCTCGGTTCGCCGAGGCGCGGACGGCGGGCATGCGACGAAAGCTGGGGCTCGTCGGTGCGCGAGTGGTCTCCGATGAGCAGGTCGAGGCTCTGGCGGGCGACTTCCACGAGATGCTCGAGCGGGTGCGCGCCGACTACACCTCGACGTTCCGGTCGCTGTCGGATGCCGCGCGCGGCGATGCCGCCGGTCTTGAGGCGGCTCTCGGCGGCGACGCGGCGCTGGCCGGCTGGCTGGGCCGGTGGCGTGCGCTGGATCCGGACGTCGGTGCGATGGATGCGGCGAACCCGATCTACGTGCCGCGGAACCACCTCGTGGAGGAGGCGCTCGCCGCGGCGACGGACGGGAACCTCGAGCCTCTCGGCTGGCTGACGACCGTGCTGTCGACGCCGTTCACGGCGCGCGCGGGCGCCGAGCGGTACGCCGAGCCGGCGGGTGCGGACTTCGCCGCGGGCTACCAGACGTTCTGCGGCACCTGA
- a CDS encoding amidase family protein: MNRRLIVPAAAIGALLTCGFAAPAAAAPAVAAAAAPTAGAPFLAPYYTELDLTGDDRITTDDLAVVAAFIGSTNTDADWAEAGAYDLDGDGAITASDIALVSERAIYDDGPFEIVEADVVSMQAAMNAGVVTSVELTQQYLDRIATYDRAVIEPGGRPLNSIITTGDAAALAAAAAADTVRAEKGMTSMLLGVPIAVKDNYNTLDMPTTAGCGCWNDNRTASDAHMVEGLRADGAVILAKASMDEFAINLSSQWSAYQPAGTALTVSSPYATNRSSGGSSGGTGAAIASNLAAIGFGTDTGGSIRIPSTYNQLVGVRPTVGLASRDGIVPLALSQDTGGPMARSVTDAAVALDAVVGADSADPVTARQEGLVPASYTASLDADALRGARIAVITGLPTAQNMVGTNATTQRLFTAARETLEAQGAEVVELAAPDGFSGILSEGSGSAVEFGYDLQAYIDDYLIPAVSARSLAAIAQSPNVAPNRGSSTYGPRSTVTPQQYEDWAGPAGSHTLQLARGKQIVTEFLDANDIDAIIYPSGTPYGTVGSNMRLSPNTGLPAVTVPMGQASATEQIPGAGVNLEFLGRDFAEGTLLGLAFSFEQATGARTTPALYGPLPAG; encoded by the coding sequence ATGAACCGCCGGCTGATCGTCCCCGCCGCCGCCATCGGCGCGCTGCTGACCTGCGGTTTCGCCGCACCCGCAGCCGCGGCGCCCGCCGTGGCCGCAGCGGCCGCACCTACCGCCGGGGCTCCGTTCCTCGCGCCCTACTACACCGAGCTCGACCTCACGGGCGACGACAGGATCACGACGGACGACCTCGCCGTTGTCGCGGCGTTCATCGGAAGCACCAACACCGACGCCGACTGGGCGGAGGCGGGAGCGTACGACCTCGACGGGGACGGTGCGATCACGGCATCAGACATCGCCCTCGTCTCCGAGCGAGCCATCTACGACGACGGTCCCTTCGAGATCGTCGAGGCCGACGTCGTGTCGATGCAGGCGGCGATGAACGCCGGGGTCGTCACGTCGGTCGAGCTCACCCAGCAGTATCTCGACCGCATCGCCACCTACGACCGCGCGGTGATCGAGCCCGGTGGACGGCCGCTGAACTCGATCATCACGACCGGCGACGCCGCCGCCCTCGCTGCGGCAGCAGCAGCCGACACCGTTCGCGCCGAGAAGGGCATGACGAGCATGCTGCTCGGTGTGCCGATCGCGGTGAAGGACAACTACAACACCCTCGACATGCCCACCACGGCCGGCTGCGGCTGCTGGAACGACAACCGCACCGCCTCGGACGCGCACATGGTCGAAGGCCTTCGCGCCGACGGCGCGGTCATCCTCGCCAAGGCGAGCATGGACGAGTTCGCTATCAACCTGTCGTCGCAGTGGTCGGCCTACCAGCCGGCCGGCACCGCCCTCACCGTCTCGAGCCCGTACGCGACGAACCGCAGCTCCGGCGGATCGTCGGGAGGGACGGGCGCCGCCATCGCGAGCAACCTCGCCGCGATCGGGTTCGGCACCGACACGGGCGGCTCGATCCGCATCCCGTCGACCTACAACCAGCTCGTCGGCGTGCGTCCGACGGTGGGGCTCGCGAGCCGCGACGGCATCGTGCCGCTCGCGCTCTCGCAGGACACCGGCGGTCCGATGGCGCGCTCGGTCACCGACGCGGCGGTCGCTCTCGACGCCGTCGTGGGCGCCGATTCGGCGGATCCGGTGACAGCCCGCCAGGAGGGGCTCGTGCCCGCCAGCTACACCGCTTCGCTCGACGCCGATGCCCTCCGCGGCGCCCGCATCGCCGTGATCACGGGTCTGCCGACCGCGCAGAACATGGTCGGCACCAACGCCACGACGCAGCGCCTGTTCACCGCTGCGCGTGAGACGCTCGAGGCGCAGGGCGCCGAGGTCGTCGAGCTCGCGGCGCCCGACGGATTCAGCGGCATCCTGAGCGAGGGAAGCGGCAGCGCCGTCGAGTTCGGGTACGACCTGCAGGCCTACATCGACGACTACCTGATCCCGGCAGTCAGCGCTCGGAGCCTCGCAGCCATCGCGCAGTCGCCGAACGTCGCACCGAACCGCGGCTCATCGACGTACGGGCCGCGCTCGACCGTCACCCCGCAGCAGTACGAGGACTGGGCGGGACCGGCGGGATCGCACACGCTGCAGCTCGCCCGCGGAAAGCAGATCGTCACGGAGTTCCTCGACGCGAACGACATCGACGCGATCATCTATCCCAGCGGCACGCCCTACGGCACGGTCGGCAGCAACATGCGGCTGAGCCCGAACACGGGCCTTCCGGCCGTGACGGTGCCGATGGGCCAGGCGAGCGCGACCGAGCAGATCCCCGGTGCTGGCGTGAACCTCGAGTTCCTGGGACGCGATTTCGCCGAGGGAACCCTGCTGGGTCTGGCGTTCTCGTTCGAGCAGGCGACCGGCGCGCGGACGACGCCTGCGCTGTACGGACCGCTTCCGGCGGGCTGA
- a CDS encoding HNH endonuclease signature motif containing protein, translated as MQANESSNDEPDAGSSGSSLASLIDRVSEADDLLQDAHIAMTRALAEAGRSALRQAARSAARPRGMGSDMEMRSIAAEVAGVRRSHDRRAQSEIDHALTIVDDYPAAFEAWQHRRITRDHVDMVVRMGCGLDDDIRPEYERQAISICERDIASRVRESLRNLAARLGAESFTERHRTAAAKRSVWVTHGADGMSELGANLPTVIATGIHDRLTAMAHSVKDDRSAAGAPSTDDAAASSTGVQEADVTAGDVAQPDVRTMDQLRADILGDLLLGGAPIVDPTYGSDAAGPLGAIRAQVQVTLTSETMSGADDAPAELLGAALIDADTARELAGRAKIWNRLFVDPITRTPVEVDTYRPPAAMSRLLKARDQHCRFPGCRRAAIRCELDHTIDYARGGHTHIFNLAHLCQRHHSMKQFTRWEVRQVGGGVLEWTSPLGRVYREDVPVPSVCFVPDIGSPPPPPALAARTGAPPDGAPPF; from the coding sequence ATGCAAGCGAACGAGTCATCGAACGACGAACCGGATGCCGGCTCCTCCGGCTCGTCGCTCGCGAGCCTCATCGATCGGGTGTCTGAGGCCGACGATCTGCTCCAGGATGCGCACATCGCGATGACGCGCGCTCTCGCCGAGGCGGGACGCAGCGCTCTGCGCCAGGCGGCGCGCTCCGCCGCGCGTCCCCGAGGCATGGGATCCGACATGGAGATGCGCTCGATCGCAGCAGAAGTCGCCGGAGTGCGACGGTCGCACGATCGCCGCGCCCAGAGCGAGATCGACCACGCGCTGACCATCGTCGACGACTACCCCGCCGCCTTCGAGGCATGGCAGCATCGGCGCATCACCCGCGACCACGTCGACATGGTCGTCCGGATGGGCTGCGGTCTCGACGACGACATCAGACCCGAGTACGAGCGCCAGGCCATCTCGATCTGCGAGCGCGACATCGCATCACGGGTGCGCGAATCGCTCCGCAATCTCGCCGCGCGGCTGGGGGCCGAATCGTTCACCGAGCGGCACCGCACTGCGGCGGCGAAGCGAAGCGTCTGGGTGACGCACGGCGCCGACGGCATGTCCGAACTCGGCGCGAACCTGCCCACGGTCATCGCCACCGGCATCCACGATCGCCTCACCGCCATGGCGCATTCCGTCAAAGATGACCGGTCAGCCGCAGGTGCCCCCTCGACCGACGATGCCGCGGCGAGTTCGACAGGTGTCCAAGAGGCGGATGTCACGGCCGGGGATGTCGCACAGCCCGATGTCCGCACGATGGATCAGCTGCGCGCCGATATCCTCGGCGACCTGTTGCTCGGCGGCGCTCCGATCGTCGACCCGACCTACGGCAGCGACGCCGCGGGTCCGCTCGGCGCGATCCGAGCACAGGTGCAGGTGACGCTGACGTCCGAGACGATGAGTGGTGCCGATGACGCTCCGGCCGAGCTGCTCGGCGCTGCACTGATCGACGCCGACACGGCACGCGAGCTTGCCGGTCGCGCGAAGATCTGGAACCGCCTCTTCGTCGATCCGATCACGCGAACGCCGGTCGAAGTCGACACCTATCGGCCGCCCGCCGCGATGAGCCGACTGCTCAAAGCGCGAGATCAGCACTGCCGGTTCCCCGGATGCCGGCGGGCTGCGATCCGCTGCGAGCTCGACCACACGATCGACTACGCCCGGGGCGGCCACACCCACATCTTCAATCTGGCCCACCTCTGCCAGCGCCACCATTCGATGAAGCAGTTCACGAGATGGGAGGTTCGGCAGGTCGGAGGCGGCGTCCTGGAGTGGACCTCACCCCTCGGTCGGGTCTACCGCGAAGACGTTCCCGTTCCATCGGTGTGCTTTGTTCCCGATATCGGCAGCCCGCCGCCACCACCGGCGCTCGCGGCAAGGACCGGTGCACCGCCCGATGGGGCGCCACCCTTCTGA
- a CDS encoding UDP-glucose dehydrogenase family protein: MRLSVIGCGYLGAVHAAAMASIGHEVVGIDVDARKIASLSNGEAPFFEPGLQEILSDGLASGRLRFSTDMADAAGAAVHFIGVGTPQQKDGYAADLTYVNAAVDALIPHLAEGDIVAGKSTVPVGTAATLAERVTPTGATLVWNPEFLREGWAVQDTVDPDRLVAGVPAGAEGERAADILREVYHPSIAKSTPFIVTNLATAELVKVAANAFLATKISFINAMAEIAEVTGADVTTLADAIGHDARIGRRFLGAGIGFGGGCLPKDIRAFSARAEELGRGESVAFLREVDAINMRRRDRAVDLVVSAFGGSVFKKNITVLGAAFKPHSDDTRDSPALDVAVRLHGLGAWVTVTDPEAIENARRIHPQLNYVDDRDEALRAADAVIVVTEWDEYRRELDPAHAASLTAGRIIIDGRNCLDADAWRAAGWDYRGMGRP, from the coding sequence ATGCGTCTGTCGGTCATCGGTTGCGGTTACCTCGGTGCGGTCCACGCCGCCGCGATGGCATCCATCGGGCACGAGGTCGTCGGAATCGACGTCGACGCGCGCAAGATCGCCTCGCTCTCGAACGGCGAGGCGCCGTTCTTCGAACCCGGGCTGCAGGAGATCCTGAGCGACGGCCTCGCCTCGGGCCGACTCCGCTTCTCGACCGACATGGCGGATGCCGCCGGCGCCGCCGTCCACTTCATCGGCGTGGGCACCCCGCAGCAGAAGGACGGCTACGCCGCCGACCTCACCTACGTCAACGCCGCTGTCGATGCGCTCATCCCGCACCTCGCCGAGGGCGACATCGTCGCGGGCAAGTCGACGGTCCCCGTCGGCACCGCCGCGACGCTCGCCGAACGCGTGACCCCCACCGGCGCCACCCTCGTCTGGAACCCGGAGTTCCTGCGCGAGGGGTGGGCCGTGCAGGACACCGTCGACCCCGACCGCCTCGTCGCGGGTGTTCCCGCCGGCGCCGAGGGCGAGCGAGCCGCCGACATCCTGCGCGAGGTGTACCACCCCTCGATCGCCAAGAGCACCCCGTTCATCGTTACCAACCTCGCCACCGCCGAACTCGTGAAGGTCGCCGCGAACGCCTTCCTCGCGACGAAGATCAGCTTCATCAACGCCATGGCCGAGATCGCCGAGGTCACCGGAGCAGACGTCACGACCCTCGCCGACGCGATCGGTCACGACGCACGCATCGGCCGCCGCTTCCTCGGGGCCGGCATCGGCTTCGGCGGCGGTTGCCTGCCCAAGGACATCCGCGCCTTCTCCGCCCGTGCCGAAGAGCTCGGCCGCGGCGAGTCGGTCGCCTTCCTCCGCGAGGTCGACGCGATCAACATGCGGCGCCGCGACCGCGCCGTCGACCTCGTCGTCAGCGCCTTCGGCGGATCGGTGTTCAAGAAGAACATCACGGTGCTCGGGGCCGCCTTCAAGCCGCACAGCGACGACACCCGAGACTCCCCCGCGCTCGACGTCGCCGTTCGCCTGCACGGCCTCGGCGCGTGGGTCACCGTGACCGATCCCGAGGCGATCGAGAACGCCCGTCGCATCCACCCGCAGCTGAACTACGTCGACGACCGCGACGAGGCCCTCCGCGCCGCCGACGCCGTCATCGTCGTCACCGAGTGGGACGAGTACCGTCGCGAGCTCGACCCGGCTCATGCGGCCTCCCTCACCGCCGGGCGGATCATCATCGACGGACGCAACTGCCTCGACGCCGACGCATGGCGCGCCGCCGGTTGGGACTACCGCGGCATGGGGCGCCCCTGA
- a CDS encoding acyl-CoA dehydrogenase, translating to MSDPRDSMTLPRLTEEGQADSAVARALDAAADIDGFGTDVAATLDWAVMVGATRPLDHSAIDDWSLLASVAGRDVAAARILEPHLDALDILDQARREGCEAALESIGAGTGSSWGVFAAEGPGLRLEAHRDRDGWRLSGTKPWCSLAQQLTHALVTAWDGDERRLFAVALRTPEVDAHAGPWHARGLVPVVSAPVDFTSAAAVPVGEAGWYLRRPGFARGGIGVAACWWGGAVALRGALLDAARRPGADQLSRVHLARVDTALWNARLALRSAAEAIDADPDPALLAGRVRAVVAAAVETTLAESARALGPLPLVADEPHARRVADLQIYLRQHHGERDLARIGTSLSEGRGAW from the coding sequence GTGAGCGACCCCCGCGACTCGATGACCCTGCCCCGCTTGACCGAGGAGGGACAAGCTGACAGCGCCGTGGCCCGCGCACTCGACGCCGCGGCCGACATCGACGGCTTCGGCACGGATGTGGCCGCCACCCTCGACTGGGCGGTCATGGTCGGCGCGACCCGGCCGCTCGATCACTCGGCGATCGACGACTGGTCGCTGCTCGCCTCGGTGGCGGGTCGCGATGTCGCGGCCGCCCGCATCCTCGAACCCCACCTCGACGCGCTCGACATCCTCGACCAAGCCCGGCGCGAGGGGTGCGAGGCCGCGCTCGAGTCCATCGGCGCGGGCACCGGCTCGTCGTGGGGCGTGTTCGCCGCGGAGGGGCCCGGCCTGCGTCTCGAGGCCCACCGCGATCGCGACGGATGGCGGCTCTCCGGCACGAAGCCCTGGTGCTCCCTCGCGCAGCAGCTCACCCACGCTCTCGTCACCGCGTGGGACGGCGACGAACGCCGGCTGTTCGCGGTCGCACTGCGCACTCCCGAGGTCGACGCTCATGCGGGTCCTTGGCACGCCCGTGGACTCGTTCCGGTGGTGAGTGCTCCGGTCGACTTCACCTCCGCGGCCGCGGTGCCCGTCGGCGAGGCCGGCTGGTATCTGCGCCGCCCCGGCTTCGCACGCGGCGGGATCGGCGTGGCGGCGTGCTGGTGGGGAGGGGCGGTCGCCCTTCGTGGTGCATTGCTCGACGCGGCTCGACGCCCCGGCGCCGATCAGCTGTCGCGGGTCCACCTCGCCCGCGTCGACACGGCCCTGTGGAACGCACGGCTCGCTCTCCGCTCGGCGGCCGAGGCGATCGACGCCGACCCTGATCCGGCGCTGCTCGCCGGGCGCGTGCGCGCTGTCGTGGCGGCTGCCGTCGAGACGACACTCGCCGAATCGGCCCGCGCACTCGGGCCACTCCCGCTCGTCGCAGACGAGCCACATGCGCGCCGCGTCGCCGACCTGCAGATCTATCTCCGCCAGCACCACGGGGAGCGTGACCTCGCGCGGATCGGGACCAGCCTGAGCGAGGGGCGCGGAGCATGGTGA